A stretch of Persephonella sp. DNA encodes these proteins:
- a CDS encoding PHP domain-containing protein, with protein sequence MFYIFLIVFVGLILYLEFRPFKKISIVENDIEEGNFQFPEDIFKYNVIAHIHTQFSFDSLGKPSDIKKAMEENGIDFVFVTDHDNDDYRFFEDEKVFAGVEKNTPEGRLLLLGNSLPVISHPNNFEFEHYRWKGEFKKEYLYELINIKDGIVWNKMLSVICLIKNVLILPFTRNLLHKWNALIPLEKWIRLYYARAKGLKIIGGLDLHIKVVYQEHTHGLLIPSYRQGFKWLVNQVYSKVAIKSKQQIIEALKKGNMHISLKQKYGDFWAEYEGNIYLLGDKIPVNSVLACSFPCKKTIKILKHENKPVVITRKDSFSYTVREKGFYHFEVYEFDFRIGNLYFGFRPVAITNLFEVDNV encoded by the coding sequence TTGTTTTATATATTTCTTATTGTTTTTGTGGGACTGATCCTTTATTTGGAGTTTAGACCTTTCAAAAAGATTTCCATCGTAGAAAATGACATAGAAGAAGGGAACTTCCAGTTTCCTGAAGATATTTTCAAATACAATGTAATAGCCCACATACACACCCAGTTTTCTTTTGACTCTCTGGGTAAACCTTCAGACATAAAAAAAGCTATGGAAGAAAACGGTATAGATTTTGTTTTTGTAACGGACCACGACAATGATGATTACAGATTTTTTGAAGATGAAAAGGTTTTTGCAGGAGTAGAAAAAAACACTCCGGAAGGGAGACTACTTCTTCTTGGAAACAGCCTCCCTGTTATATCCCACCCTAACAATTTTGAGTTTGAACATTACAGGTGGAAAGGAGAGTTTAAAAAGGAATACCTATACGAGTTAATAAATATCAAAGACGGTATCGTATGGAACAAGATGCTCTCTGTGATATGTCTGATAAAAAATGTGTTGATTCTGCCTTTTACAAGAAACCTGCTTCACAAATGGAACGCACTTATACCACTTGAAAAATGGATCAGACTGTATTATGCAAGAGCTAAAGGTTTGAAAATAATAGGAGGTCTTGATCTTCACATAAAGGTTGTTTATCAGGAACATACACATGGTCTGCTTATACCTTCATACCGTCAGGGTTTTAAATGGCTCGTTAATCAGGTTTATTCAAAGGTGGCTATAAAAAGCAAACAACAGATTATTGAGGCATTAAAAAAGGGGAATATGCATATATCCTTAAAGCAAAAGTATGGGGATTTCTGGGCTGAGTATGAAGGAAATATATATCTCTTAGGAGATAAAATTCCAGTTAACTCAGTTCTTGCCTGCAGTTTTCCCTGCAAAAAAACCATAAAAATCCTAAAACATGAAAACAAACCTGTTGTGATAACCCGAAAAGATAGCTTTTCATATACAGTAAGGGAAAAAGGGTTTTATCACTTTGAGGTCTATGAGTTCGACTTCAGGATTGGAAATTTATATTTTGGATTTAGACCTGTTGCTATAACCAATCTGTTTGAGGTTGATAATGTCTGA
- a CDS encoding glycosyltransferase family 39 protein: protein MFYTLLNITDLSTEEAQYWVWSKNLDIGYYSKPPLIAYMNFISTSIFGDTELGVRINAILIGFLIGIVVFLFVKDLFKDEDLAFFSSIFIIGVPAYQIGSYIFLTDSPLALFWLLTVYMFYKAVNENRPYQWILTGFFAGLGFLSKFLIVLFLPPALLFLIFYRKEIFKEKWFYISVGIASLFTVPVLIWNFQNDFVTFKHVFNLGEAKREISFQKSISYIAEYIGSQIGINSVFLFPFFAYALYRGFADRRDTKIFYLWIFPVFVFLVFLYISRKKGIEANWPAFSYATLYILGAYYVYKKRWFRSFAAAFLLSVWSILTLFYPFYLDKIGLGKLYPPKIDPIHRMTGWEGLGKKVSEIVRDLKTDKYFVFSRNYHIASQLWFYMEGNPRVYTVVISRRMNQFDLWPGIEQFEGKGYTGIYVTYSGLHTKVKNSFRKVKAHYSYDIIYRGWKYKTIHIYVLEDLIKLQQDRIERY from the coding sequence GTGTTTTACACGCTTTTAAACATTACCGATCTTTCAACAGAGGAGGCACAGTACTGGGTATGGTCAAAAAACCTTGATATAGGTTATTACTCAAAGCCTCCCTTGATCGCTTATATGAACTTTATCTCAACATCAATTTTTGGGGATACAGAGTTAGGAGTCAGGATAAATGCTATACTTATTGGTTTTTTGATAGGTATTGTTGTTTTTCTGTTTGTGAAGGATCTTTTTAAAGATGAAGATCTCGCTTTTTTCTCATCTATTTTTATAATAGGTGTTCCTGCTTACCAGATAGGAAGCTACATATTTTTGACTGATTCCCCCCTTGCTCTTTTCTGGCTTCTTACTGTTTATATGTTTTACAAAGCTGTTAATGAAAACAGACCTTATCAATGGATACTTACAGGGTTTTTTGCAGGATTAGGGTTTTTATCAAAATTTCTTATAGTTCTTTTTCTTCCGCCGGCTCTGTTATTCCTGATTTTTTACAGAAAGGAGATATTTAAGGAAAAATGGTTTTATATATCTGTTGGGATAGCCTCTTTGTTTACAGTTCCGGTTTTAATATGGAACTTTCAGAATGATTTTGTCACTTTCAAGCATGTTTTTAATCTTGGTGAGGCTAAAAGGGAAATCTCATTCCAGAAATCTATCAGTTATATAGCCGAGTATATAGGATCACAGATAGGGATAAACTCTGTTTTTCTTTTTCCATTTTTTGCTTATGCCCTTTACAGGGGATTTGCTGACAGAAGAGATACAAAAATATTTTATCTGTGGATTTTCCCTGTTTTTGTATTTTTGGTTTTTCTTTATATATCAAGGAAAAAAGGTATCGAGGCTAACTGGCCAGCTTTTTCATACGCTACCCTTTACATTCTTGGGGCTTATTATGTTTACAAAAAAAGATGGTTCAGATCTTTTGCAGCTGCCTTTTTGCTTTCTGTATGGAGTATCTTAACACTTTTTTACCCTTTTTATCTTGACAAAATCGGACTTGGGAAACTTTATCCTCCAAAAATAGACCCTATTCACAGAATGACCGGCTGGGAAGGGCTTGGGAAAAAGGTGTCTGAAATAGTTAGAGACTTAAAAACAGATAAATATTTTGTTTTCTCAAGAAACTACCATATAGCATCACAGCTGTGGTTTTACATGGAAGGTAACCCAAGGGTTTACACTGTTGTTATAAGCAGGAGAATGAACCAGTTTGATCTGTGGCCGGGGATTGAGCAGTTTGAAGGAAAAGGATATACAGGGATTTATGTCACATACAGTGGTCTTCATACAAAGGTAAAAAATTCATTCAGAAAAGTAAAAGCCCACTACAGTTATGATATTATTTATCGTGGCTGGAAATATAAAACAATTCATATATATGTGCTGGAAGATCTTATTAAACTTCAGCAGGACAGGATAGAAAGATACTGA
- a CDS encoding ABC transporter ATP-binding protein → MERKNLRFLWQTYRSYWPLILLAVIGSVLESGALAGLAYIVKNVVDDVFVAKSYEKLVYIVFILIGLALAKQVGFFLKNFIYPVVIFRALRVLREKIYSRIINAHPSFFRRTSPGDLISRSTSDVERFGEICSTIGTNIITETFTVIGIIGVLIYRDWKMFLIFLFAVPFLAVALNYFGEKRKKYSRKLQESFSSYIQHLNQIISGIEVVKLFKKKIFLRVFNKINQNLYHRQKKNILYETVYLSSVEVIAYTATAGIIFYGGLRIIKGEITPGDFFSFLGGVLILVNSLQILQRGLVNLKALSPVVERILFVLNIPQEENKGVRFEGLKKEIVYDKVSLNIEGNQILKNINLKIKKGEKVAVIGQTGSGKSTLVKILPALITEYDGKVLLDSVELKEYSVFSLREKIGMVSQDVFIFNDTLRNNLLIAKPDATDQELIEVLKKAKADFVFNLEKGLDTVLGEKGSRLSGGERQRISLARIFLKDPDILIFDEATSALDVETEELVMEEISKYFKDKTVILITHRLKLLEITDRIVVMENGQIVEEGTKDQLIEKKGVFYRFLTISSN, encoded by the coding sequence ATGGAAAGAAAAAATCTCAGATTTTTATGGCAGACTTACAGGTCTTACTGGCCTTTAATACTCCTTGCTGTAATTGGTTCTGTTTTGGAATCAGGTGCCCTGGCAGGTCTGGCTTACATAGTAAAAAATGTTGTTGATGATGTTTTTGTTGCAAAAAGTTATGAAAAGCTGGTCTATATCGTCTTTATCCTTATTGGGCTTGCTTTAGCAAAACAGGTGGGATTTTTTCTTAAAAATTTTATTTATCCGGTTGTTATATTCAGGGCATTGAGAGTTCTAAGAGAAAAAATATACAGCAGGATTATTAATGCCCACCCTTCTTTTTTTAGGAGAACTTCCCCCGGTGATCTGATAAGCAGATCAACATCTGATGTTGAAAGGTTCGGGGAGATCTGTTCAACAATAGGAACAAACATCATAACAGAAACATTTACGGTGATAGGAATAATAGGGGTGCTTATTTATAGGGACTGGAAGATGTTTCTGATCTTTTTATTTGCTGTTCCTTTTCTCGCTGTTGCTTTAAATTATTTTGGGGAAAAAAGAAAAAAATACTCAAGAAAATTGCAGGAGAGCTTTTCATCTTACATACAGCATCTTAATCAGATAATATCAGGAATAGAGGTGGTTAAGCTTTTTAAAAAAAAGATATTCCTGAGAGTTTTTAATAAAATTAATCAAAACCTATACCACAGACAGAAAAAAAACATACTTTATGAAACTGTTTATCTGTCTTCTGTTGAGGTGATAGCCTATACAGCAACAGCTGGGATAATTTTTTATGGGGGATTAAGAATAATAAAAGGAGAAATAACCCCCGGCGATTTCTTTTCTTTCTTAGGAGGAGTTCTTATTCTCGTAAACTCTTTGCAGATTTTACAAAGAGGTCTGGTAAATTTAAAAGCCCTTTCCCCTGTGGTAGAAAGAATTCTTTTTGTTTTAAACATTCCACAAGAAGAAAACAAAGGGGTCAGGTTTGAAGGTCTGAAAAAAGAAATTGTTTACGACAAAGTTTCTTTAAACATAGAGGGAAATCAGATACTGAAAAATATTAACCTGAAAATCAAAAAAGGTGAAAAAGTTGCCGTTATAGGACAGACAGGTTCTGGAAAATCAACCCTTGTAAAGATACTTCCTGCCTTGATAACAGAGTATGATGGGAAGGTTCTGTTAGACAGCGTAGAACTAAAAGAGTATTCTGTTTTTTCACTGAGGGAAAAAATTGGCATGGTTTCACAAGATGTGTTCATATTCAACGACACATTAAGGAACAACCTTCTTATAGCCAAGCCTGACGCAACAGATCAGGAGCTTATAGAGGTCCTCAAAAAAGCAAAGGCTGATTTTGTTTTTAATCTGGAGAAAGGTCTTGATACCGTGCTGGGAGAAAAAGGTTCAAGGCTGTCAGGAGGGGAAAGACAAAGAATATCCCTTGCAAGGATATTTTTAAAGGATCCTGACATTCTTATATTTGATGAAGCAACATCAGCCCTTGACGTTGAAACGGAAGAACTGGTAATGGAAGAGATAAGTAAATATTTCAAAGATAAAACCGTTATTCTAATAACCCACAGGCTCAAACTTCTGGAAATAACAGACAGAATAGTTGTTATGGAAAACGGTCAGATTGTTGAGGAGGGAACAAAGGATCAGCTTATAGAAAAAAAGGGTGTTTTTTACAGGTTTTTAACAATTTCATCTAACTGA